One window of Psychrobacillus sp. FSL H8-0483 genomic DNA carries:
- a CDS encoding PrkA family serine protein kinase: protein MDILNKVKSYREEENKLKWEGSFEEYLAIVKDRPEVAQTAHSRVYNMIKSSGLTERDGLKMYRFFGKEIFGLETAIERLVEEYFHPAAKRLDVRKRILLLMGPVSGGKSSIVTLLKRGLEQYSRTDEGAVYAIKGCPMHEDPLHLIPHHLREDFTEEYGIRIEGSLSPLNTMRLEKEYDDRIEHVVIERIFFSEDKRVGIGTFTPSDPKSQDIADLTGSIDFSTIAEFGSESDPRAYRFDGELNKANRGMMEFQEMLKLDEKFLWHLLSLTQEGNFKAGRFALISADELIVAHTNETEYRSFISNKKNEALHSRIIVMPIPYNLKVSQEERIYEKMIKESDMTHVHIAPHALRAAAIFSILTRLEVPKKQGIDIVKKMRLYDGESVEGFNEIDVEELKKESLNEGMKGIDPRYVINRISSAIIRKEVPSINALDVLRALKDGLDQHASISQEDRDKYMNYIAIARKEYDEIAKKEVQKAFVYSYEESAISLMNNYLDNVEAYCNKNKMRDPLTGEEMNPDEKLMRSIEEQIGISENAKKAFREEILIRLSAYARKGIRFEYNSHERLREAIQKKLFADLKDVVKITTSSKTPDEAHLKKVNEVVARLIDEHGYNSTSANELLRYVGSLLNR from the coding sequence ATGGATATTTTAAACAAGGTCAAAAGCTACCGTGAAGAAGAGAATAAACTTAAGTGGGAAGGCTCGTTCGAGGAGTATTTAGCTATTGTGAAGGATAGACCAGAAGTTGCGCAAACGGCACACTCACGTGTATATAATATGATTAAAAGCTCGGGGTTAACGGAAAGAGATGGGCTTAAGATGTACCGTTTCTTCGGAAAAGAAATATTTGGACTGGAAACGGCGATTGAACGACTAGTGGAAGAATATTTTCATCCCGCTGCCAAAAGATTAGATGTTCGTAAACGAATTCTTTTGTTAATGGGGCCGGTTAGTGGAGGGAAATCATCCATTGTGACACTGTTAAAACGTGGTCTTGAACAGTATTCAAGGACAGATGAAGGAGCAGTTTACGCAATAAAAGGTTGTCCAATGCATGAGGATCCTCTGCACTTGATTCCACATCATTTGCGTGAGGATTTTACAGAAGAGTATGGAATTCGTATAGAAGGTAGTTTGTCACCACTAAACACGATGCGGCTTGAAAAAGAGTATGATGATCGCATAGAACATGTAGTAATAGAGAGGATTTTTTTCTCAGAAGACAAACGAGTAGGAATCGGTACATTTACACCTTCTGACCCTAAATCGCAAGATATCGCTGATCTAACGGGTAGTATTGATTTTTCAACAATTGCAGAATTTGGTTCAGAGTCAGACCCTCGTGCTTACCGTTTCGATGGTGAATTAAATAAAGCAAATCGTGGGATGATGGAATTTCAAGAGATGCTCAAATTAGATGAGAAGTTTCTTTGGCATTTATTATCCTTGACGCAAGAAGGAAATTTTAAAGCAGGTAGATTTGCTTTAATCAGTGCCGATGAACTGATCGTAGCGCATACGAACGAAACGGAGTACCGTTCGTTTATTTCCAATAAAAAGAATGAAGCACTACACTCGAGAATTATCGTAATGCCAATTCCTTATAACTTAAAAGTAAGTCAGGAAGAACGTATATATGAAAAAATGATTAAGGAAAGTGATATGACACATGTTCATATTGCACCGCATGCATTAAGAGCTGCTGCAATCTTTTCCATTTTAACAAGACTAGAAGTTCCTAAAAAACAAGGAATTGATATTGTGAAGAAAATGCGCCTATATGACGGAGAAAGCGTAGAAGGATTTAATGAAATTGACGTGGAAGAATTGAAAAAAGAATCCCTTAACGAAGGGATGAAAGGAATAGATCCTCGGTATGTGATTAATAGAATTTCTTCCGCTATCATTCGCAAAGAAGTGCCATCAATCAATGCACTGGATGTTTTACGTGCTTTAAAAGATGGGCTTGACCAGCACGCATCCATATCCCAAGAAGACCGAGATAAATACATGAATTATATTGCTATTGCTCGAAAAGAATACGATGAAATTGCGAAGAAAGAAGTTCAAAAAGCTTTTGTGTATTCTTATGAAGAGTCTGCTATATCGTTAATGAATAACTACTTAGATAATGTGGAGGCATATTGTAATAAAAACAAAATGAGAGATCCACTTACCGGTGAAGAAATGAATCCAGATGAAAAACTGATGCGTTCGATTGAAGAACAAATTGGTATATCTGAAAATGCGAAGAAAGCGTTTAGAGAAGAAATTCTAATTCGTCTCTCAGCCTATGCTAGAAAAGGAATTCGATTTGAATATAACTCCCATGAACGTTTACGTGAAGCGATTCAAAAGAAACTCTTCGCAGATTTAAAAGATGTTGTCAAAATTACTACTTCTTCCAAAACACCGGATGAAGCGCATCTTAAAAAGGTTAATGAAGTAGTGGCTAGATTAATAGATGAACATGGATATAACTCCACTTCAGCAAACGAATTATTACGTTACGTAGGTAGCCTGCTCAATCGATAA
- a CDS encoding SpoVR family protein, translating into MDKKLHHAIAEITEIASGFGLDYFPMRYEICPADIIYTFGAYGMPTRFTHWSFGKQFHKMKMQYDFGLSQIYELVINSNPCYAFLLDTNSLIQNKLIIAHVLAHCDFFKNNVRFSNTRRDMVESMTATAERIAVYEMLHGKEEIESFLDAVLAIQEHIDPSIIRPKLPDYNLEEEEVEAVRKTAYDDLWNIDQPTNDKKSTVLKRKKFPPNPEKDLLLFIQEYSRELEEWQRDILTMLREEMLYFWPQLETKIMNEGWASYWHQRILREMDLTSDETIEFAKLNANVVQPSRTTINPYYLGLKIFEDIEKRYDHPNEEMKRIGIKPNSGREKMFEVREIESDISFIRNYLTKDLMKKEDLYLFEKKNGNYQITDKDYEHVRDQLVSMRVNGSFPYIVVEDGDYSRNGELYLKHGYEGTELDSRYLENVLPYIYQLWGRTVHLETYVENKLTLYSYDGKKASRSFI; encoded by the coding sequence ATGGATAAGAAGCTTCATCATGCAATAGCAGAGATTACGGAGATTGCATCAGGTTTTGGACTTGATTATTTCCCTATGCGTTATGAAATTTGCCCTGCTGATATTATTTATACATTTGGCGCGTATGGAATGCCAACACGCTTTACTCATTGGAGTTTTGGAAAGCAATTTCACAAGATGAAGATGCAATATGACTTTGGACTAAGTCAAATATACGAGCTTGTCATTAACTCAAATCCTTGTTATGCGTTTTTACTGGATACCAATAGTCTTATTCAAAATAAACTCATTATTGCTCATGTACTTGCTCACTGTGATTTTTTTAAAAATAATGTTCGTTTTTCCAATACGAGAAGAGACATGGTTGAAAGTATGACGGCAACAGCTGAACGAATTGCGGTTTATGAAATGCTTCATGGTAAAGAAGAGATAGAAAGCTTTTTAGACGCTGTCTTAGCTATTCAAGAGCATATAGATCCCTCCATTATTAGGCCAAAACTGCCAGACTATAATTTGGAGGAGGAAGAAGTAGAGGCAGTACGTAAAACAGCCTATGATGATCTATGGAACATTGATCAACCAACAAATGATAAGAAGTCAACTGTTCTAAAAAGAAAAAAATTTCCTCCAAATCCCGAAAAAGATTTATTGTTGTTTATCCAAGAGTATAGTCGTGAATTAGAAGAATGGCAACGTGATATCTTAACAATGTTGCGAGAGGAGATGCTTTACTTTTGGCCACAACTAGAAACGAAAATAATGAATGAGGGTTGGGCCTCCTATTGGCATCAACGAATCTTAAGGGAAATGGATTTAACATCTGATGAAACGATAGAATTTGCGAAATTAAATGCAAATGTTGTTCAGCCATCTCGAACGACTATAAATCCATATTATTTAGGGTTGAAAATTTTTGAAGACATCGAAAAGAGGTATGACCATCCTAATGAAGAAATGAAAAGAATAGGGATAAAGCCTAACTCTGGCCGAGAAAAAATGTTCGAAGTAAGAGAAATTGAATCGGATATTTCCTTTATTCGAAACTATTTAACAAAAGACTTGATGAAGAAAGAAGACCTGTATTTGTTTGAAAAAAAGAACGGAAACTATCAAATAACAGATAAAGATTACGAGCATGTAAGAGACCAACTCGTTTCCATGCGAGTCAATGGAAGTTTTCCATATATTGTAGTGGAAGATGGAGATTACTCGCGTAACGGAGAACTATATTTAAAACATGGGTATGAGGGAACGGAACTGGATTCTCGCTATTTAGAAAATGTGCTCCCTTATATTTATCAACTTTGGGGGCGTACTGTGCATTTGGAAACATATGTAGAGAATAAACTAACCCTCTATTCCTATGATGGAAAAAAAGCCTCACGCAGTTTCATTTGA
- the yhbH gene encoding sporulation protein YhbH, whose product MSEKEEKQFVISQENWSLHRKGYQDQERHVDKVKEAIRDNLPELISEESIIMSNGRDVIKIPIRSLDEYKIRYNYDKTKHVGQGDGDSQVGDVIARGSEDGESGSGQGKQAGDKAGQDYYEAEVTIAELENVLFKEMELPNLQQKEQADITIDKVEFNDIRKKGLMGNIDKKRTIITAIKRNAMKGKAEISPLNNDDLRFKTWDEVTKPESKAVVLAMMDTSGSMGAFEKYCARSFFFWMTRFLRSKYETVEIEFIAHHTEAKVVTEEAFFSKGESGGTICSSAYQKALELIAQKYNPTRFNIYPVHFSDGENMTSDNEKCLKLVNELMEVSSMFGYGEVNAHSRYSTLMNTYKKLDNPKFRHYVLKGNRDVYEALKSLFKATV is encoded by the coding sequence GTGAGCGAAAAAGAAGAAAAACAATTTGTCATCTCACAGGAAAATTGGTCCTTGCATCGAAAAGGGTATCAAGATCAGGAACGTCATGTGGATAAAGTAAAAGAAGCTATTAGGGATAACTTACCAGAATTAATAAGTGAAGAAAGTATTATTATGTCGAATGGACGAGATGTGATTAAAATACCCATTCGCTCTCTAGATGAATATAAAATTCGTTACAATTATGATAAAACAAAACATGTAGGTCAAGGGGATGGCGATAGTCAAGTAGGGGATGTCATTGCTCGTGGTTCAGAAGACGGAGAAAGTGGATCAGGTCAAGGGAAGCAAGCTGGAGATAAAGCTGGGCAAGATTATTATGAAGCAGAAGTCACTATTGCTGAACTAGAAAATGTTTTATTCAAAGAGATGGAATTACCAAATTTACAGCAAAAAGAACAAGCAGACATTACAATCGATAAAGTGGAATTTAATGATATACGTAAAAAAGGGCTTATGGGGAATATCGATAAAAAGCGGACAATTATTACAGCTATCAAACGAAATGCAATGAAAGGAAAAGCGGAAATTTCCCCTCTGAATAATGATGATTTGCGTTTCAAAACATGGGATGAAGTGACAAAACCCGAATCTAAGGCAGTTGTGCTGGCAATGATGGATACAAGTGGATCCATGGGGGCATTTGAAAAGTATTGCGCAAGAAGTTTCTTTTTCTGGATGACAAGATTTTTACGCTCCAAATATGAAACGGTCGAAATTGAATTTATTGCTCATCACACAGAGGCAAAAGTCGTGACAGAAGAAGCATTCTTTTCGAAAGGAGAAAGTGGTGGAACTATTTGTTCCTCTGCATATCAAAAAGCATTAGAGCTTATAGCTCAAAAGTACAATCCAACCCGCTTCAATATTTATCCTGTTCACTTTTCAGACGGAGAAAATATGACAAGTGATAATGAGAAATGTTTAAAGCTTGTTAATGAACTAATGGAAGTTTCTAGTATGTTTGGATACGGAGAAGTGAATGCACATAGTCGATATTCTACTCTAATGAACACATATAAAAAATTGGATAATCCGAAATTTCGTCATTATGTATTGAAGGGAAATCGTGACGTATATGAAGCATTGAAAAGCCTTTTTAAAGCTACAGTTTGA
- a CDS encoding YheC/YheD family protein — protein MKTSRGRLSQYKILQDEKKLRNYLVETVLFTKESLFALLEKHKAVVLKPSFGPGDLMISLENNKYKIKSQRKIVTVNNMEEMYEYINLYEIKQKYYIIQVQKLTSSIFQNPYHSFVTVHRKSSSANWRIVSITDNDYYSHLRQFFQKYLLKKIRSIPILAAEKLGRSFPSCNTIVIEIMSDFTKGIWIYDTSLHFSISKWDQYQTFRTSKTILSYVPKTDLLTHASFSDLLKRFNEIIIKPCTGQHGIGVVQIKRKDSFTYEIHYGIRKITKPNLEEAFSYIKETFLSKKDYIVQQRVQLATIYDCPIDVRVITQKVDSTWSVTGKMVKVAGDNFIITNAAQKLLTLENGIQESTISHKKYEIFEAKIEGICISAAKKLDEKNMELSIIGFDVGITDQGDIWIIEGNYVPDLTMFKELEDQQVYMNMLNIKKFNFKSIRSLNQ, from the coding sequence TTGAAGACCAGCAGGGGAAGACTTAGTCAATATAAAATATTACAGGATGAAAAAAAATTACGTAATTATCTAGTTGAAACGGTGTTATTCACGAAAGAATCACTATTTGCTCTTTTAGAAAAGCATAAAGCGGTTGTTCTAAAGCCTTCTTTTGGTCCTGGTGATCTCATGATCTCTCTAGAAAATAATAAATACAAAATTAAATCGCAAAGGAAAATAGTTACAGTTAATAACATGGAGGAAATGTATGAATATATAAATCTGTATGAAATAAAACAAAAATACTATATTATTCAGGTCCAAAAACTTACTTCCAGTATTTTCCAAAACCCTTATCACTCCTTCGTTACTGTTCATCGAAAGTCATCTTCAGCCAATTGGCGAATAGTTTCCATAACGGATAACGACTATTACTCTCATCTTAGACAGTTTTTTCAAAAGTATTTATTAAAAAAAATCAGGAGCATACCTATTCTTGCAGCTGAAAAACTTGGAAGATCATTTCCTAGTTGTAACACAATTGTAATCGAAATCATGTCTGACTTTACAAAAGGCATATGGATTTATGACACAAGCCTTCATTTTTCTATTAGTAAGTGGGATCAATACCAAACATTTCGTACGAGTAAGACAATTTTATCTTATGTACCAAAGACGGATTTACTCACACATGCATCCTTTAGCGATTTATTAAAGAGATTTAACGAAATTATCATTAAGCCTTGTACCGGTCAGCATGGAATAGGAGTAGTACAAATAAAAAGAAAAGATTCCTTTACTTATGAAATTCACTATGGAATAAGGAAAATAACAAAACCGAATCTTGAAGAAGCTTTTTCTTATATTAAAGAAACCTTCCTTTCTAAGAAGGATTATATCGTTCAGCAAAGAGTACAGCTGGCAACGATATATGACTGTCCAATAGACGTAAGGGTAATTACTCAAAAAGTTGATTCCACATGGAGTGTAACTGGCAAAATGGTTAAAGTAGCAGGAGATAATTTTATCATTACGAATGCGGCTCAGAAACTACTAACTCTAGAGAATGGCATTCAAGAATCCACTATATCACATAAAAAGTATGAAATTTTCGAAGCCAAAATAGAAGGGATTTGTATATCCGCTGCAAAAAAACTGGATGAAAAAAATATGGAACTATCAATTATCGGCTTTGACGTTGGTATTACAGATCAAGGAGATATATGGATTATTGAAGGGAATTATGTACCTGACCTTACTATGTTCAAGGAACTCGAAGATCAACAGGTTTATATGAATATGTTGAATATCAAAAAATTTAATTTTAAATCTATTCGTTCCTTGAATCAATAA